One Thunnus maccoyii chromosome 14, fThuMac1.1, whole genome shotgun sequence genomic window carries:
- the sertad2b gene encoding SERTA domain-containing protein 2b encodes MFGKGAKRKLDEDEEGLEGKTLEASVAGGGLGLGPEGLSKVSYTLQRQTIFNISLMKLYSQRPLGEPSLERRVLINNMLRRIQDELKQEGSLRPLLLPPSPPPDDPMDEGFREAPPSFGVLSAAASAQVPQPSALLMPVIVPPPSPHPLVPPTCQTSHTCPDRVEACPAPLEACLTPASLLEEDGGDSAFCAPSPPTPPLSPPPAQPPPLPSALLGQVSPRVPVPASSNDGFASALSDMELGPPTAITRTAAANTTTVTTSPTPTPLTQPSHLAALSPTSMGPPRDCRAMGAKPEAAGVLLAEGRCAELRPLDTLPTLPTLPPGSLADISSSPSSSPSSSSPSGFLSDLALDDVLFADIDTSMYDFDPCTTAGAVGMTAGGGLAKLSPMVTADDLLKSLASPYSGPTPQVSANQPFKIDLTELDHIMEVLVGS; translated from the coding sequence ATGTTTGGTAAAGGTGCGAAGCGGAAGCTGGACGAGGATGAAGAGGGGCTGGAAGGCAAAACGCTGGAGGCGTCGGTGGCGGGAGGGGGACTAGGCCTCGGTCCTGAAGGCCTGTCCAAGGTATCGTACACCCTTCAGCGGCAGACCATCTTCAACATCTCCCTGATGAAGCTGTACAGCCAGCGGCCGCTTGGCGAACCCAGCCTGGAGCGCCGCGTCCTCATCAACAACATGCTGCGACGCATCCAGGATGAACTCAAGCAAGAAGGCTCCCTGCGGCCGTTGCTCCTGCCGCCCTCACCGCCGCCTGACGACCCTATGGATGAGGGATTTCGCGAGGCACCACCCTCCTTCGGTGTTTTGTCAGCAGCAGCGTCAGCACAGGTGCCCCAGCCTTCTGCGCTGTTGATGCCGGTGATCGTCCCACCGCCTTCACCCCACCCGTTGGTGCCTCCCACCTGCCAGACATCCCACACCTGCCCCGATCGTGTGGAGGCCTGCCCCGCCCCTCTGGAAGCCTGCCTCACTCCAGCCTCCTTACTGGAGGAGGATGGTGGAGATTCAGCCTTTTGTGCTCCATCTCCACCCACTCCTCCTCTGTCGCCTCCCCCTGCGCAGCCTCCACCGTTGCCGTCGGCACTTCTGGGCCAGGTGTCCCCCAGGGTCCCTGTGCCTGCCTCGTCCAATGACGGTTTCGCCTCCGCTCTGAGTGACATGGAGTTGGGTCCTCCCACAGCCATAACAAGGACAGCAGCAGCTAATACTACGACCGTGACTACCTCCCCAACTCCCACGCCACTCACCCAACCCTCCCACTTAGCAGCCCTGTCCCCAACATCCATGGGCCCACCCAGAGACTGCAGAGCCATGGGTGCTAAACCAGAGGCAGCTGGCGTCTTGCTAGCAGAAGGCCGCTGTGCCGAGCTTCGGCCACTGGACACTTTGCCCACACTGCCCACACTGCCCCCTGGCAGCCTAGCAGacatttcctcctctccttcctcctctccctcctcttcctcgcccTCGGGGTTTCTCTCAGACTTGGCGCTGGATGATGTCCTGTTCGCCGACATCGACACGTCCATGTATGACTTTGACCCCTGTACGACAGCAGGGGCCGTGGGCATGACAGCGGGTGGCGGCCTCGCCAAACTGTCGCCAATGGTGACGGCGGACGACCTCCTCAAATCACTGGCCTCGCCGTACAGCGGCCCCACCCCCCAGGTTTCAGCCAATCAGCCTTTCAAAATTGATCTGACAGAACTGGACCACATCATGGAGGTGTTGGTGGGTTCGTGA